One region of Ornithinibacter aureus genomic DNA includes:
- the resB gene encoding cytochrome c biogenesis protein ResB encodes MTQREEVAEPRLGVVGWVRWAWRQLTSMRSALFLLLLLSVAAVPGSTFPQRNIDASRSAQWIAENPTAGPILDALGFFDVYSSPWFAAIYLLLFTSLVGCVVPRTRILWRQLSSRPPRVPRRLERLAAHVEVDVEGETEDVIAQLRAALRRRRYRVHAHDGTSLSAEKGYLREAGNLAFHIALIGVLVGMSATQLLGWRGDVILPEGKTFANTLSRYDTFKPGAWVDVNDLQPWTITLDRFTADFESGTTGRGQFGAPRDFEATTTFTPAEAEPKRRAIRVNGPLETGDGTIYLLGNGYAPVITVRDAAGTVLYSDATPFLPQDNTYTSVGAIKVSGASPKQLGFAGFFLPTGRIDADRGPVSVFPDALDPQLAITAFEGELFSNGRPQSVYQLDTATMTPIPGKDGADQLRILLRPGQSFELPGGRGSITFERVQRFAGFSIRTDPGKILTLVSSMVALVGLVVSLVVRRRRIFVRCSPGQREGTVVVAVGGLGKGDDEGIGDDVSAVAQCLRRPTHPEH; translated from the coding sequence GTGACGCAGCGTGAGGAGGTGGCCGAGCCGCGCCTCGGCGTCGTCGGCTGGGTTCGGTGGGCCTGGCGTCAGCTGACGAGCATGCGTTCGGCCCTGTTCCTCCTGCTGTTGCTCTCTGTGGCAGCAGTGCCCGGCTCGACGTTCCCCCAACGCAACATCGACGCCTCCCGGAGCGCCCAGTGGATCGCCGAGAACCCGACCGCGGGACCGATCCTGGATGCGCTCGGCTTCTTCGACGTCTACTCCTCACCGTGGTTCGCCGCGATCTACCTGCTCCTCTTCACCTCGCTCGTCGGCTGTGTGGTGCCGCGGACCCGCATTCTGTGGCGACAGCTGAGCTCGCGGCCGCCGCGGGTCCCCCGTCGGCTCGAGCGGCTCGCCGCCCATGTCGAGGTCGACGTCGAAGGTGAGACGGAAGACGTCATCGCACAGCTGCGGGCCGCCCTACGCCGCCGCCGCTACCGGGTGCACGCGCACGACGGGACATCGCTGTCGGCCGAGAAGGGCTACCTGCGCGAGGCGGGCAACCTCGCCTTCCACATCGCCCTCATCGGCGTCCTGGTGGGGATGTCGGCCACCCAGCTGCTCGGGTGGCGCGGCGATGTCATCCTCCCCGAAGGAAAGACGTTCGCGAACACGTTGTCTCGGTACGACACCTTCAAGCCCGGGGCATGGGTCGACGTCAACGACCTTCAGCCGTGGACGATCACCCTGGACCGCTTCACCGCTGACTTCGAGAGCGGGACAACCGGCCGTGGGCAGTTCGGTGCCCCCCGCGACTTCGAGGCCACCACGACGTTCACCCCGGCCGAAGCGGAACCCAAGCGACGAGCGATCCGGGTCAACGGCCCCCTGGAGACCGGTGACGGCACGATCTACCTCCTGGGCAACGGCTACGCGCCGGTGATCACCGTGCGGGACGCCGCCGGGACGGTGCTGTACTCGGACGCCACGCCCTTCCTTCCCCAGGACAACACCTACACCTCGGTGGGCGCCATCAAGGTATCCGGCGCCTCGCCCAAGCAGCTCGGCTTCGCCGGGTTCTTCCTCCCCACCGGGCGTATAGACGCCGATCGAGGACCGGTCTCGGTCTTTCCTGACGCGCTGGATCCTCAGCTGGCCATCACCGCCTTTGAGGGCGAGCTGTTCAGCAACGGGCGACCCCAGTCGGTCTACCAGCTCGACACCGCGACGATGACCCCGATCCCCGGCAAGGACGGCGCCGACCAGCTGCGCATCCTTCTGCGCCCCGGGCAGAGCTTCGAACTGCCGGGCGGTCGCGGGTCCATCACGTTCGAGCGCGTGCAGCGGTTCGCCGGCTTCTCGATCCGCACCGACCCGGGCAAGATTCTCACCCTCGTCTCGTCGATGGTGGCGCTCGTGGGGCTCGTGGTGTCCCTCGTCGTACGCCGCCGCCGGATCTTCGTGCGGTGCTCGCCCGGTCAGCGGGAGGGAACTGTCGTGGTGGCAGTGGGCGGACTGGGCAAAGGTGACGACGAAGGAATCGGCGACGACGTCTCGGCTGTCGCTCAGTGCCTCAGGCGCCCAACCCATCCCGAGCACTGA